TAGTAGGTGCTGCACttgtggtggtggaagcatctgcagttgttgttgtaggtgATGCTACAGTTGTAGTTGAAGTTGCAATTGTGGGGGGTATAAGAGCTACAGTTGTGATTTCTGTAGGACCTTCAGTTGTGATTGTCTTAGGAGTCACAATGGTAGTAGGCCCTGCAGTTGAGATTGATGTAGTAAGTGCTGCACCTGTGGTTGTGGAAGCatctgcagttgttgttgtaggtgATGCTGCAGTTGAAGTTGCAATTGTGGGGGgcataggagctacagttgtgatGTCTGTAagagcttcagttgtggttgtcgttggAGTTAAATtggtagtaggacctgcagttgagATTGACATTGAAGGAGCAACAGTTGTTGTAGtggatgttgttgtggttgtcgaagGAGGTAAAAtggtagtaggacctgcagttgtgAATAAAGTAGTGTGTGCTGAAGTTGTAGAGTTCGTAGGAGCAAGagttgttgttgtaggagctgcagttgggaTTGGAATTGAAGGAGCTACAGTTGAGGAATTAGCTGCCGTTGGGACTGTTGTTCCTAAAGTCATTggtgctacagttgttgtagaagGAGCTTCTGTTGTGGTTGCATTAGGGGATGCAGTAGTAAATGTAGGAGCTTCTGCAGTTGTAGTGATcgttggagctacagttgttgaagaagaagttgcaattgtggggttcaaaggagctacagtagtgatGTCTATAGGAGCCTCAGTTGTGCTTGTCGTTGGAGTTAAAATGttagtaggacctgcagttgtgATTGACGTAGTAGATGCTGCTGTTGCGTTTATggaagcagctacagttgttgttatAGGAGCTGCTGCAGTTGTTGTCGTGGGAGCAACAGTTGTTGAAGTAGAAGCTGCAATTGTGGGGGTCATAAGAGCTTCAGTTGTGATTTCTGTAGGAGATTCAGTTGTGATTGTCTTAGTAGTCAAAATGGTAGTTGGACCTGCAGTTGGGATTgatgtagtaggagctgcacttgtggtggtggaagcatctgcAGTTGCTGTTGTAGGTGATGCTACAGTTGTAGTTGAAGTTGCAATTGTGGGGGGTATAAGAGCTACAGTTGTGATTTCTGTAGGAGCTTCAATTGTGATTGTCTTAGGAGTCAAAAtggtagtaggacctgcagttgagATTGATGTAGTAAGTGTTGCACCTGTGGTTGTGGAAGCatctgcagttgttgttgtaggtgATGCTGCAGTTGAAGTTGCAATTGTGGGGGgcataggagctacagttgtgatGTCTGTAagagcttcagttgtggttgtcgttggAGTTAAATtggtagtaggacctgcagttgagATTGACATTGAAGGATCAACAGTTGTTGTATtggatgttgttgtggttgtcgaagGAGGTAAAAtggtagtaggacctgcagttgtgAATAAAGTAGTGGGTGCTGAAGTTGTAGAGGTTGAATGAGCAAGagttgttgttgtaggagctgcagttgggaTTGGCATTGAAGGAGCTACAGTTGAGGAATTAGCTGCAGTTGTCGTTGGGACTGTTGTTCCTAAAGTCATTggtgctacagttgttgtagaaggagcttctgttgtggttgcagtaggggATGCAGTAGTAAATGTAgaagcagctacagttgttgttgtaggagcttCTGCAGTTGTAGTGATcgttggagctacagttgttgaagaagaagttgcaattgtggggttcaaaggagctacagtagtgatGTCTATAGGAGCCTCAGTTGTGCTTGTCGTTGGAGTTAAAATGttagtaggacctgcagttgtgATTGACGTAGTAGATGCTGCTGTTGCGTTTATggaagcagctacagttgttgttatAGGAGCTGCTGCAGTTGATGTCGTGGGAGCAACAGTTGTTGAAGTAGAAGCTGCAATTGTGGGGGGTATAAGAGCTACAGTTGTGATTTCTGTAGGAGCTTCAGTTGTGATTGTCTTAGGAGTCAAAAtggtagtaggacctgcagttgagATTGATGTAGTAAGTGCTGCACCTGTGATTGTGGAAGCatctgcagttgttgttgtaggtgATGCTGCAGTTGAAGTTGCAATTGTGGGGGgcataggagctacagttgtgatGTCTGTAagagcttcagttgtggttgtcgttggAGTTAAATtggtagtaggacctgcagttgagATTGACATTGAAGGAGCAACAGTTGTTGTGGtggatgttgttgtggttgtcgaagGAGGTAAAAtggtagtaggacctgcagttgtgAATAAAGTAGTGGGTGCTGAAGTTGTAGAGGTCGAATGAGCAAGagttgttgttgtaggagctgcagttgggaTTGGCATTGAAGGAGCTACAGTTGAGGAATTAGCTGCAGTTGTCGTTGGGACTGTTGTTCCTAAAGTCATTggtgctacagttgttgtagaaggagcttctgttgtggttgcagtaggggATGCAGTAGTAAATGTAgaagcagctacagttgttgttgtAGAAGCTTCTGCAGTTGTAGTGATcgttggagctacagttgttgaagaagaagttgcaattgtggggttcaaaggagctacagtagtgatGTCTATAGGAGCCTCAGTTGTGCTTGTCGTTGGAGTTAAAATGttagtaggacctgcagttgtgATTGACgtagtaggtgctgttgttgcGTTTATggaagcagctacagttgttgttatAGGAGCTGCTGCAGTTGTTGTCGTGGGAGCAACAGTTGTTGAAGTAGAAGCTGCAATTGTGGGGGTCATAAGAGCTTCAGTTGTGATTTCTGTAGGATATTCAGTTGTGATTGTCTTAGTAGTCAAAAtggtagtaggacctgcagttggGATTGATGTAGTAGGTGCTGCACttgtggtggtggaagcatctgcagttgttgttgtaggtgATGCTACAGTTGTAGTTGAAGCTGCAATTGTGGGGGGTATAAGAGCTACAGTTGTGATTTCTGTAGGAGCTTCAGTTGTGATTGTCTTAGGAGTCACAATGGTAGTAGGCCCTGCAGTTGAGATTGATGTAGTAAGTGCTGCACCTGTGGTTGTGGAAGCatctgcagttgttgttgtaggtgATGCTGCAGTTGAAGTTGCAATTGTGGGGGgcataggagctacagttgtgatGTCTGTAagagcttcagttgtggttgtcgttggAGTTAAATtggtagtaggacctgcagttgagATTGACATTGAAGGAGCAACAGTTGTTGTAGtggatgttgttgtggttgtcgaagGAGGTAAAAtggtagtaggacctgcagttgtgAATAAAGTAGTGTGTGCTGAAGTTGTAGAGTTCGTAGGAGCAAGagttgttgttgtaggagctgcagttgggaTTGGAATTGAAGGAGCTACAGTTGAGGAATTAGCTGCCGTTGGGACTGTTGTTCCTAAAGTCATTggtgctacagttgttgtagaagGAGCTTCTGTTGTGGTTGCATTAGGGGATGCAGTAGTAAATGTAGGAGCTTCTGCAGTTGTAGTGATcgttggagctacagttgttgaagaagaagttgcaattgtggggttcaaaggagctacagtagtgatGTCTATAGGAGCCTCAGTTGTGCTTGTCGTTGGAGTTAAAATGttagtaggacctgcagttgtgATTGACGTAGTAGATGCTGCTGTTGCGTTTATggaagcagctacagttgttgttatAGGAGCTGCTGCAGTTGTTGTCGTGGGAGCAACAGTTGTTGAAGTAGAAGCTGCAATTGTGGGGGTCATAAGAGCTTCAGTTGTGATTTCTGTAGGAGATTCAGTTGTGATTGTCTTAGTAGTCAAAATGGTAGTTGGACCTGCAGTTGGGATTgatgtagtaggagctgcacttgtggtggtggaagcatctgcAGTTGCTGTTGTAGGTGATGCTACAGTTGTAGTTGAAGTTGCAATTGTGGGGGGTATAAGAGCTACAGTTGTGATTTCTGTAGGAGCTTCAATTGTGATTGTCTTAGGAGTCAAAAtggtagtaggacctgcagttgagATTGATGTAGTAAGTGTTGCACCTGTGGTTGTGGAAGCatctgcagttgttgttgtaggtgATGCTGCAGTTGAAGTTGCAATTGTGGGGGgcataggagctacagttgtgatGTCTGTAagagcttcagttgtggttgtcgttggAGTTAAATtggtagtaggacctgcagttgagATTGACATTGAAGGATCAACAGTTGTTGTATtggatgttgttgtggttgtcgaagGAGGTAAAAtggtagtaggacctgcagttgtgAATAAAGTAGTGGGTGCTGAAGTTGTAGAGGTTGAATGAGCAAGagttgttgttgtaggagctgcagttgggaTTGGCATTGAAGGAGCTACAGTTGAGGAATTAGCTGCAGTTGTCGTTGGGACTGTTGTTCCTAAAGTCATTggtgctacagttgttgtagaaggagcttctgttgtggttgcagtaggggATGCAGTAGTAAATGTAgaagcagctacagttgttgttgtaggagcttCTGCAGTTGTAGTGATcgttggagctacagttgttgaagaagaagttgcaattgtggggttcaaaggagctacagtagtgatGTCTATAGGAGCCTCAGTTGTGCTTGTCGTTGGAGTTAAAATGttagtaggacctgcagttgtgATTGACGTAGTAGATGCTGCTGTTGCGTTTATggaagcagctacagttgttgttatAGGAGCTGCTGCAGTTGTTGTCGTGGGAGCAACAGTTGTTGAAGTAGAAGCTGCAATTGTGGGGTTCAAATGAGCTACAGTAGTGATGTCTATAGGAGATTCAGTTGTGATTGCCTTAGTAGTCAAAAtggtagtaggacctgcagttggGATTGATGTAGTAGGTGCTGCACttgtggtggtggaagcatctgcagttgttgttgtaggtgATGCTACAGTTGTAGTTGAAGTTGCAATTGTGGGGGGCATAGGAGCTACAGTAGTGATGTCTATAGGAGCCTCAGTTGTGCTTGTCGTTGGAGTTAAAATGttagtaggacctgcagttgtgATTGACGTAGTAGGTGCTGCTGTTGCGTTTATggaagcagctacagttgttgttatAGGAGCTGCTGCAGTTGTTGTCGTGGGAGCAACAGTTGTTGAAGTAGAAGCTGCAATTGTGGGGGTCATAAGAGCTACAGTTGTGATTTCTGTAGGAGATTCAGTTGTGATTGTCTTAGTAGTCAAAAtggtagtaggacctgcagttgagATTGATGTAGTAAGTGCTGCACCTGTGGTTGTGGAAGCatctgcagttgttgttgtaggtgATGCTGCAGTTGAAGTTGCAATTGTGGGGGgcataggagctacagttgtgatTTCTGTAagagcttcagttgtggttgtcgttggAGTTAAATtggtagtaggacctgcagttgagATTGACATTGAAGGAGCAACAGTTGTTGTAGtggatgttgttgtggttgtcgaagGAGGTAAAAtggtagtaggacctgcagttgtgAATAAAGTAGTGGGTGCTGAAGTTGTAGAGGTCGAATGAGCAAGagttgttgttgtaggagctgcagttgggaTTGGCATTGAAGGAGCTACAGTTGAGGAATTAGCTGCAGTTGTCGTTGGGACTGTTGTTCCTAAAGTCATTggtgctacagttgttgtagaaggagcttctgttgtggttgcagtaggggATGCAGTAGTAAATGTAgaagcagctacagttgttgttgtaggagcttCTGCAGTTGTAGTGATcgttggagctacagttgttgaagaagaagttgcaattgtggggttcaaaggagctacagtagtgatGTCTATAGGAGCCTCAGTTGTGCTTGTCGTTGGAGTTAAAATGttagtaggacctgcagttgtgATTGACGTAGTAGATGCTGCTGTTGCGTTTATGGAAGCAGCTACAGTTGCTGTTATAGGAGCTGCTGCAGTTGTTGTCGTGGGAGCAACAGTTGTTGAAGTAGAAGC
The DNA window shown above is from Oncorhynchus mykiss isolate Arlee chromosome 18, USDA_OmykA_1.1, whole genome shotgun sequence and carries:
- the LOC118940980 gene encoding mucin-5AC-like; its protein translation is MTLGTTVPTTTAANSSTVSPSMPIPTAAPTTTTLAHSTSTTSAPTTLFTTAGPTTILPPSTTTTTSTTTTVAPSMSISTAGPTTNLTPTTTTTEALTDITTVAPMPPTIATSTTTVASPTTTTADASTTTSAAPTTSIPTAGPTTILTTKTIRTESPIDITTVAPLNPTIAASTSTTVAPTTTTAAAPITTTVAASINATAASTTSITTVGPTNILTPTTSTTEAPIDITTVAPLNPTIATSSSTTVAPTITTTAEAPTTTTVAASTFTTASPTATTTEAPSTTTVAPMTLGTTVPTTTAANSSTVAPSMPIPTAAPTTTTLAHSTSTTSAPTTLFTTAGATTILPPSTTTTTSTTTTVAPSMSISTAGPTTNLTPTTTTTEALTEITTVAPMPPTIATSTAASPTTTTADASTTTGAALTTSISTAGPTDILTTKTITTESPTEITTVALMTPTIAASTSTTVAPTTTTAAAPITTTVAASINATAAPTTSITTAGPTNILTPTTSTTEAPIDITTVAPMPPTIATSTTTVASPTTTTADASTTTSAAPTTSIPTAGPTTILTTKTITTESPIDITTVAPLNPTIAASTSTTVAPTTTTAAAPITATVAASINATAASTTSITTAGPTNILTPTTSTTEAPIDITTVAPLNPTIATSSSTTVAPTITTTAEAPTTTTVAASTFTTASPTATTTEAPSTTTVAPMTLGTTVPTTTAANSSTVAPSMPIPTAAPTTTTLAHSTSTTSAPTTLFTTAGPTTILPPSTTTTTSTTTTVAPSMSISTAGPTTNLTPTTTTTEALTEITTVAPMPPTIATSTAASPTTTTADASTTTGAALTTSISTAGPTTILTTKTITTESPTEITTVALMTPTIAASTSTTVAPTTTTAAAPITTTVAASINATAAPTTSITTAGPTNILTPTTSTTEAPIDITTVAPMPPTIATSTTTVASPTTTTADASTTTSAAPTTSIPTAGPTTILTTKAITTESPIDITTVAHLNPTIAASTSTTVAPTTTTAAAPITTTVAASINATAASTTSITTAGPTNILTPTTSTTEAPIDITTVAPLNPTIATSSSTTVAPTITTTAEAPTTTTVAASTFTTASPTATTTEAPSTTTVAPMTLGTTVPTTTAANSSTVAPSMPIPTAAPTTTTLAHSTSTTSAPTTLFTTAGPTTILPPSTTTTTSNTTTVDPSMSISTAGPTTNLTPTTTTTEALTDITTVAPMPPTIATSTAASPTTTTADASTTTGATLTTSISTAGPTTILTPKTITIEAPTEITTVALIPPTIATSTTTVASPTTATADASTTTSAAPTTSIPTAGPTTILTTKTITTESPTEITTEALMTPTIAASTSTTVAPTTTTAAAPITTTVAASINATAASTTSITTAGPTNILTPTTSTTEAPIDITTVAPLNPTIATSSSTTVAPTITTTAEAPTFTTASPNATTTEAPSTTTKSQL
- the LOC118940979 gene encoding mucin-5AC-like, which produces MTPTIAASTSTTVAPTTTTAAAPITTTVAASINATTAPTTSITTAGPTNILTPTTSTTEAPIDITTVAPLNPTIATSSSTTVAPTITTTAEASTTTTVAASTFTTASPTATTTEAPSTTTVAPMTLGTTVPTTTAANSSTVAPSMPIPTAAPTTTTLAHSTSTTSAPTTLFTTAGPTTILPPSTTTTTSTTTTVAPSMSISTAGPTTNLTPTTTTTEALTDITTVAPMPPTIATSTAASPTTTTADASTITGAALTTSISTAGPTTILTPKTITTEAPTEITTVALIPPTIAASTSTTVAPTTSTAAAPITTTVAASINATAASTTSITTAGPTNILTPTTSTTEAPIDITTVAPLNPTIATSSSTTVAPTITTTAEAPTTTTVAASTFTTASPTATTTEAPSTTTVAPMTLGTTVPTTTAANSSTVAPSMPIPTAAPTTTTLAHSTSTTSAPTTLFTTAGPTTILPPSTTTTTSNTTTVDPSMSISTAGPTTNLTPTTTTTEALTDITTVAPMPPTIATSTAASPTTTTADASTTTGATLTTSISTAGPTTILTPKTITIEAPTEITTVALIPPTIATSTTTVASPTTATADASTTTSAAPTTSIPTAGPTTILTTKTITTESPTEITTEALMTPTIAASTSTTVAPTTTTAAAPITTTVAASINATAASTTSITTAGPTNILTPTTSTTEAPIDITTVAPLNPTIATSSSTTVAPTITTTAEAPTFTTASPNATTTEAPSTTTKSQLFYFNNCCSHDNNCSSSYNNNCSCFHKRNNSTYYVNHNCSFYFNNCCSHDNNCSSSYNNNCSCFHKRNNSTYYVNHNCRSY